The following proteins come from a genomic window of Nostoc sp. KVJ3:
- the arr gene encoding NAD(+)--rifampin ADP-ribosyltransferase, which translates to MAAINDLSSQQFYHGTKADLKLGDLIESCNPPDVGERDRMATYVYLTPNLDAAIWGAELALGSGHGKVYIVEPLGQIENVPELTKQKSPKHLSMSYRSREPLRVTGTVTELTLYHGTRADLKPGDLIEPGYHSNYGQRKKAIYVYLAATLDAATWGAELALGEGRGRIYIVEPIGPIEDDPNVTDKKFPGNPTKSYRSQESLRVMGEVIDWQGHSPEAIKTMKDNLERLKQLGIEAIDD; encoded by the coding sequence ATGGCAGCGATCAACGATCTGAGTTCGCAGCAGTTTTACCACGGTACAAAGGCAGACCTGAAGCTAGGAGACCTGATCGAGTCCTGCAATCCCCCGGATGTGGGTGAGCGGGATAGGATGGCAACCTATGTTTACCTAACCCCCAACTTAGATGCGGCTATCTGGGGGGCAGAGCTAGCTCTAGGCTCAGGTCACGGCAAAGTCTACATCGTAGAGCCGCTCGGTCAGATTGAAAATGTCCCCGAACTCACAAAGCAGAAGTCTCCAAAGCATCTGTCGATGTCATACCGCTCCCGCGAGCCGTTGCGGGTAACGGGAACGGTCACGGAGTTGACTCTTTATCATGGGACACGGGCAGACCTGAAGCCAGGAGACCTAATCGAACCCGGTTATCACTCTAACTACGGTCAGAGGAAGAAGGCGATCTACGTTTATCTGGCTGCCACTTTGGATGCGGCAACCTGGGGGGCTGAACTAGCTCTCGGCGAGGGACGCGGCAGAATCTACATCGTGGAACCGATCGGGCCGATCGAGGATGACCCCAATGTGACGGACAAGAAATTCCCAGGTAATCCAACCAAGTCATACCGCTCACAGGAGTCGCTGCGGGTCATGGGCGAGGTCATAGATTGGCAGGGGCACTCTCCAGAAGCGATCAAGACTATGAAGGATAACCTTGAGCGACTGAAGCAACTTGGTATTGAGGCAATCGATGACTAA
- a CDS encoding response regulator, producing MNIPVLETGVILIVDDNPNNLEVLSETLMDTGWEILIAVNGEGAIAQAEYACPDIILLDVMMPGIDGFTACQRLKLNPVTCDIPIIFMTALSETVDKVKGLSLGAVDYITKPFEHEEVVARIKTHLQIRNLTKQLQSHNQQLKQEIADRLAVETKLQKLTQELEQRVEERTFQLSQALDNFQQAQVRLVQQEKMSTLGELVAGIAHEINNPVNFILGNLNHASEYTQNFIDLFKLYQQYYPNPEREIQQKIDEIDIDFLMQDSPQIMSSMYKGTKRLAQMIHSLRHFSRRDDSVVQPIDIHEGIDSTLLILQYRLKANSERSEIQIIKDYGTLPPIECFPGPLNQVFMNLFANAIDAIEESFVTRSNSIANFPEIAASNIHLLSVENKGQITIRTALHQQSSVVVIKIADNGIGMTEEVKQRLSEPMFTTKPVGKGTGLGLSISRQIIEEKHGGTLSFVSEPRQGTEFCIEIPLLSQKA from the coding sequence ATGAATATACCTGTTCTGGAGACAGGGGTAATTTTGATTGTGGATGATAATCCCAATAATTTGGAAGTACTATCTGAAACATTAATGGATACAGGTTGGGAGATATTGATTGCTGTGAATGGTGAAGGAGCGATCGCTCAAGCTGAATACGCTTGTCCTGATATTATACTTTTAGATGTAATGATGCCTGGAATTGACGGATTTACAGCCTGCCAGCGTTTAAAGTTAAATCCTGTAACCTGTGATATCCCCATAATTTTTATGACAGCTCTCTCTGAAACTGTCGATAAAGTAAAGGGTTTGAGCTTGGGAGCAGTAGATTACATTACTAAACCGTTTGAGCATGAAGAAGTAGTGGCTCGTATCAAGACACATCTACAAATTCGTAATCTAACTAAGCAACTCCAAAGTCATAATCAGCAACTTAAACAAGAAATAGCCGACCGTCTTGCAGTCGAAACCAAGTTACAAAAGCTGACTCAGGAGTTAGAGCAAAGGGTAGAAGAACGTACTTTTCAACTATCTCAAGCACTTGATAATTTTCAGCAAGCTCAGGTTCGTCTGGTACAACAAGAAAAGATGTCTACCCTTGGTGAGTTGGTTGCTGGAATTGCTCATGAAATTAACAATCCAGTCAACTTCATTTTAGGAAATCTTAATCACGCCTCTGAATACACCCAAAATTTTATTGATTTGTTTAAACTTTATCAACAATATTATCCCAATCCTGAACGAGAAATTCAGCAAAAAATAGATGAAATTGATATTGATTTTTTAATGCAAGATTCTCCGCAAATTATGTCGTCTATGTACAAAGGAACAAAGCGCCTAGCACAGATGATTCATTCTCTTAGGCATTTTTCACGTCGAGATGATTCAGTAGTACAACCTATAGATATTCATGAAGGTATTGATAGCACGCTATTGATTTTACAATATCGCTTAAAAGCAAACTCAGAACGTTCCGAAATTCAGATTATTAAAGATTATGGAACTTTGCCACCTATAGAATGTTTTCCTGGGCCACTGAATCAAGTTTTCATGAATCTCTTTGCTAATGCAATAGATGCTATAGAGGAGTCATTTGTGACTAGGAGCAATTCTATTGCAAATTTTCCCGAAATTGCAGCAAGTAATATTCATTTGTTATCGGTAGAAAACAAAGGACAAATCACGATTCGTACTGCTCTACATCAACAAAGCTCAGTTGTAGTAATTAAAATTGCCGATAATGGCATCGGTATGACAGAAGAAGTCAAACAACGGTTATCTGAACCGATGTTTACTACCAAACCTGTAGGAAAGGGCACAGGGTTGGGTTTATCTATAAGTCGGCAAATTATTGAGGAGAAACATGGTGGGACTCTCTCTTTTGTCTCTGAGCCGAGGCAAGGCACAGAATTTTGTATTGAAATTCCTTTACTAAGTCAAAAAGCATAA
- a CDS encoding strawberry notch family protein: MSPPAPTYKPHLPSNIITQGLLSEAQLESVIYAGQTHCEFLSGSYIVDDSWDNVTVAATSSENAVRFRRGWFLGDGTGAGKGRQCAGIILDNWCQERRKAIWVSKSSALIEDARRDWCALGGSEKDIIDLSNIKLGDPIPFTQGILFCTYSTLRSLHNGKSRLKQIVEWAGKDFEGAIAFDECHVMGNAMAQEGKLGMVAASQQGIVGLRLQNALPQARVVYVSATGATKVSNLSYANRLGLWQTGDFPFTSREDFVESIEGGGIAAMEVVARDLKALGLYLARSLSFDGVEYEMLEIELTPTQERIYDNYADAFQIIHNNLHKALEACNITGAKTYNRAAKMSAMSQFESHKQRFFNHLLTGLKCPMLIKAIEQDLTAGNAVVIQIVSTNEELLKRRLNEVPASEWKDLNLDLTPREYVLDYLVSAFPVHLHEIHSGVDGDERSEPAFDADGSPIVSSEAVALRDALVDKLASLDPIPGALEQLLWHFGNKQVAEVTGRSKRVLKDDSGRLFVDSRVLGLTLRKLTHSWREISKYSSSLMLVVQAEVITRI; the protein is encoded by the coding sequence GTGTCACCACCAGCACCAACTTATAAACCTCATCTTCCTAGCAACATTATCACACAAGGCTTGTTGTCAGAGGCACAACTTGAAAGCGTCATCTACGCAGGTCAAACGCACTGTGAATTTCTGTCTGGGTCTTATATTGTGGATGATTCTTGGGATAATGTGACTGTAGCAGCAACTAGCTCAGAAAACGCTGTTAGATTTCGTCGTGGCTGGTTCTTGGGCGATGGTACTGGTGCTGGTAAGGGTAGACAATGTGCAGGAATCATTCTCGACAACTGGTGTCAGGAACGAAGAAAAGCAATCTGGGTATCAAAGAGTTCTGCCCTAATTGAGGATGCCCGTAGAGACTGGTGTGCGCTCGGAGGTAGTGAAAAAGATATCATTGACCTGAGCAACATTAAGCTTGGCGATCCAATTCCCTTCACCCAAGGCATTCTGTTCTGCACGTACTCAACTCTACGTTCTCTTCATAACGGTAAAAGTCGCCTTAAGCAAATCGTTGAGTGGGCTGGCAAGGACTTTGAGGGAGCGATCGCATTTGATGAGTGTCACGTGATGGGTAACGCAATGGCGCAAGAGGGCAAACTGGGCATGGTTGCAGCATCCCAGCAAGGTATTGTTGGGCTGAGGTTGCAAAACGCATTACCGCAGGCACGGGTTGTCTATGTCTCTGCGACTGGTGCAACTAAAGTCTCAAATCTCTCATACGCCAATCGCCTGGGGCTTTGGCAGACTGGAGATTTCCCGTTTACCTCCCGTGAGGATTTTGTAGAATCCATTGAGGGCGGTGGTATTGCAGCGATGGAGGTTGTTGCTAGGGATTTGAAAGCATTGGGTCTGTATTTGGCGCGATCGCTTTCCTTCGATGGTGTGGAGTATGAGATGTTAGAAATCGAACTTACTCCTACTCAGGAAAGGATTTACGATAATTACGCCGATGCCTTTCAAATTATTCATAATAACCTCCACAAAGCATTAGAAGCCTGTAACATCACTGGTGCTAAAACATATAACCGAGCAGCTAAAATGTCTGCGATGTCTCAATTTGAATCGCACAAGCAAAGGTTCTTTAACCATTTGCTCACGGGTTTGAAGTGTCCCATGCTAATCAAAGCGATTGAGCAAGATTTAACTGCGGGTAATGCCGTTGTGATTCAAATCGTATCGACTAACGAGGAGTTACTTAAACGCCGACTAAATGAAGTTCCGGCTTCCGAATGGAAGGATTTAAACCTGGATTTAACACCAAGGGAGTATGTTCTTGACTACTTAGTAAGTGCCTTTCCCGTACATCTGCATGAGATTCACTCTGGCGTTGATGGAGACGAACGCTCCGAACCAGCCTTTGATGCCGATGGTTCACCGATTGTTTCATCTGAAGCTGTGGCTTTGAGAGATGCCTTAGTAGACAAACTCGCCAGCCTTGATCCAATTCCTGGTGCATTAGAACAACTGCTGTGGCATTTCGGTAACAAGCAAGTAGCTGAAGTGACTGGACGCAGCAAACGGGTATTAAAGGATGATTCTGGTCGCTTGTTTGTGGATTCGCGGGTTCTGGGGCTAACATTGCGGAAACTAACGCATTCATGGCGGGAGATAAGCAAATACTCATCTTCTCTGATGCTGGTGGTACAGGCAGAAGTTATCACGCGGATTTGA
- a CDS encoding response regulator, protein MRITTKCIGSSAIVLGLVASTQIGGDLFIRQAEQKSQDNQAKTTQALTTILQINVSLNNEVAALKDMILLRRDASNLVKYQEALSGFTKNLAELKNLKPELNSELVKISDRHSLLANLIIELTNQSNTDKPLELAESQQDFRVINAFSRDIELYLKLLTQKLQQQDSLAKQEFNNFKQNTQLARQILLLSILLVFLGQLLLILLPVIRSIQKLQQGVAKIGDGNLEYRLNIQTEDEIQELAESFNRMAGTLAESYRSLELKKELADTANRAKSEFLANMSHELRTPLNGILGYAQILQRDKSLTDKQQDGLRIIHQCGSHLLTLINDILDLSKIEAQRMELYKSDFHFPAFLQSVVEICRIRADQKGISFIYQPTSELPVGIWADEKRLRQVLINLLGNAIKFTEKGGVRFTISFVDQFLIDESNQKQIHRIRFQIIDTGIGMSQEQVEKIFLPFEQVGEVKKQSEGTGLGLAISQRIVQLMDSTIQVKSEIGQGSTFWIDLDLQESVDWMQSGRVVPAGKIIGIATGKRRILIVDDKWENRSVVINLLEEIGFEIIEASDGQEGLDKAVQFLPDLIITDLTMPVMDGFELTRRLRQQDEFQELTIIVSSASVFESDQHKSLGVGADDFLPKPVHADDLIQKLEKYLEIEWVYETVPEKSGNGTLRTIHKQNSSVVTPESIIVGITGNKRKILIVDDNGENRSIIVNLLSDIGFQITEATNGQDGLDKAVELKPDLIITDLSMPVMNGLEMIRNLRVLQFDNLPIIVSSASVFESDQHESLEVGGNDFLPKPVQANELFQKLQKHLKFEWIYDLPQSQEEVNETQNLKVTSANSSLPDTCLISPPPEEIEKLFELAMRGNIKGIREQAQKLKLLDEKFILFAEQLEQLAKSFQIEKLGNLSNHIEEKNNEYTCSGDRGNFDCG, encoded by the coding sequence ATGCGGATAACGACCAAATGTATTGGATCGTCTGCGATCGTTCTGGGACTGGTTGCCTCTACCCAAATTGGAGGCGACCTCTTCATCAGGCAAGCAGAACAAAAATCACAGGATAACCAGGCAAAAACTACTCAGGCTTTGACGACTATTCTGCAAATAAACGTCTCTTTGAATAACGAAGTAGCCGCGCTGAAAGACATGATCTTGCTCAGACGCGATGCTTCCAATCTGGTGAAATACCAGGAAGCTCTATCTGGATTCACTAAAAATCTGGCTGAGTTAAAAAATTTAAAGCCAGAGCTAAATTCAGAGTTAGTCAAGATTAGCGATCGCCATAGCTTGCTTGCCAATCTAATAATCGAATTAACTAATCAATCTAACACAGATAAGCCCTTAGAATTAGCTGAATCCCAACAGGATTTTCGAGTAATTAACGCTTTTTCTCGGGATATTGAACTCTACTTAAAATTATTAACTCAAAAGCTTCAGCAACAGGATAGTTTAGCCAAGCAAGAATTTAATAACTTTAAACAGAATACTCAACTTGCCAGACAAATTCTGCTTTTGTCCATCCTTCTAGTTTTTCTCGGTCAGTTATTGCTGATCCTCCTACCAGTAATTCGCTCAATTCAAAAGTTACAACAAGGAGTGGCAAAAATTGGAGATGGAAATCTAGAATATCGCCTAAATATTCAAACCGAAGACGAAATTCAAGAACTCGCAGAATCTTTTAACCGAATGGCAGGAACTCTAGCTGAGTCCTATCGCTCCCTAGAGTTAAAAAAAGAACTTGCGGATACAGCAAATCGTGCCAAAAGTGAGTTCTTAGCTAACATGAGCCACGAATTGCGAACTCCTCTTAACGGTATCCTGGGTTATGCTCAAATTCTCCAACGAGATAAAAGTTTAACTGATAAACAGCAAGACGGCTTAAGAATTATTCACCAATGCGGTTCACATCTACTAACACTAATTAACGACATTCTAGATTTATCCAAAATAGAAGCCCAGAGAATGGAACTTTACAAAAGTGACTTCCATTTTCCGGCTTTTCTCCAGAGTGTAGTAGAAATTTGTCGGATTCGTGCTGACCAAAAAGGCATTTCATTTATTTACCAACCAACTTCAGAACTACCTGTTGGCATTTGGGCAGATGAAAAACGATTGCGACAAGTCTTAATTAATCTACTAGGTAATGCCATTAAATTTACCGAGAAAGGAGGAGTGAGATTTACTATTAGCTTTGTAGACCAATTCTTAATAGATGAAAGTAACCAAAAACAAATTCATAGAATTCGATTTCAAATCATCGATACGGGAATTGGCATGAGTCAAGAACAGGTAGAGAAAATATTCTTACCATTTGAGCAAGTTGGAGAAGTTAAAAAGCAATCAGAAGGTACTGGGTTAGGTTTAGCTATTAGTCAGCGAATTGTGCAATTAATGGATAGTACAATCCAAGTAAAAAGTGAAATAGGTCAGGGCAGCACTTTTTGGATTGACTTGGATTTACAAGAATCAGTGGATTGGATGCAATCAGGTAGAGTGGTGCCTGCGGGCAAAATTATCGGAATCGCCACTGGAAAGAGGAGAATCTTAATTGTAGATGATAAGTGGGAAAACCGTTCTGTTGTTATAAATCTATTAGAGGAGATTGGATTTGAAATTATAGAGGCAAGTGACGGTCAGGAAGGTTTAGATAAAGCTGTGCAATTTCTGCCGGACTTAATCATTACAGACCTGACAATGCCCGTCATGGATGGCTTTGAATTAACACGTCGCCTCCGCCAGCAAGATGAGTTTCAGGAGTTGACCATCATAGTTTCATCTGCTAGCGTGTTTGAATCTGACCAACACAAAAGTTTAGGAGTTGGTGCAGACGATTTTCTACCTAAACCTGTACATGCTGATGATTTAATTCAGAAGTTAGAAAAATATTTAGAGATTGAATGGGTTTATGAAACTGTACCAGAAAAATCTGGAAATGGGACACTAAGAACTATCCATAAACAAAATAGTTCTGTCGTAACTCCTGAAAGCATAATTGTTGGGATTACTGGCAATAAACGGAAAATTTTAATCGTAGATGATAATGGGGAAAACCGTTCTATTATTGTCAATTTATTAAGTGATATTGGTTTTCAAATAACGGAGGCAACTAATGGTCAAGACGGCTTAGATAAAGCAGTCGAGTTAAAACCTGATTTAATTATCACTGACTTGTCAATGCCAGTCATGAATGGCTTAGAAATGATTCGTAACTTGCGTGTGTTGCAATTTGATAATTTACCAATAATTGTTTCATCTGCCAGTGTATTTGAATCTGACCAGCATGAGAGTTTAGAGGTTGGTGGCAACGATTTTCTGCCTAAACCAGTGCAAGCCAATGAATTGTTCCAGAAGTTGCAGAAGCACTTAAAATTTGAGTGGATTTATGATTTGCCCCAGAGTCAAGAAGAAGTCAACGAAACCCAAAATCTAAAAGTTACCTCTGCTAATTCCTCGCTACCAGACACTTGCTTAATTTCTCCACCACCTGAAGAAATCGAGAAGCTATTTGAGTTGGCGATGAGAGGTAATATCAAAGGCATTCGAGAGCAAGCCCAAAAGTTGAAACTTTTGGATGAGAAGTTTATACTATTTGCCGAACAATTAGAGCAACTTGCTAAAAGCTTTCAAATTGAAAAATTAGGGAATTTATCCAACCATATCGAGGAGAAAAACAATGAATATACCTGTTCTGGAGACAGGGGTAATTTTGATTGTGGATGA
- a CDS encoding DUF1993 family protein, whose amino-acid sequence MTISMYQALIPVSIRTLNNLANILEKGAAYAETKKIDPSVLINNRLSPDMFPLSKQVQIASDTVNRGAARLAGIEPPKFEDNETTFGQLIDRIQKTISHLNTFKPEQIDGSEEREITLQMRDNALSFQGMPFLLYFVLPNLYFHVTTAYDILRHCGVELGKGDFLGQP is encoded by the coding sequence ATGACCATTTCAATGTACCAAGCTTTAATACCCGTGTCCATTCGCACACTGAATAACCTTGCAAATATTCTTGAAAAAGGTGCTGCTTATGCTGAAACTAAAAAAATAGATCCTTCTGTGTTGATTAATAATCGTCTCTCCCCAGATATGTTCCCATTATCAAAACAAGTGCAAATTGCCTCTGACACAGTAAATAGAGGTGCCGCACGGTTAGCAGGAATAGAACCACCTAAATTCGAGGACAATGAAACTACATTTGGTCAACTTATTGATCGCATTCAAAAAACTATCTCTCATTTAAATACTTTTAAACCTGAGCAAATTGACGGTTCAGAAGAGAGAGAAATTACCCTACAGATGCGTGACAACGCTCTCTCTTTTCAAGGAATGCCATTTCTCCTATATTTTGTTTTACCAAACCTTTATTTCCATGTCACAACAGCGTATGACATTCTTAGGCACTGCGGTGTAGAACTTGGTAAAGGAGACTTTCTAGGTCAGCCTTAA
- a CDS encoding RpoD/SigA family RNA polymerase sigma factor: MPSPTTDLVHSYLKEIGRYPLLTPEQEITNARLVQQMMAIEEQRSSLALQLNREPTTRELATSLGQSEAEVESILHQGERAKQKMVTANLRLVVAIAKKYQNRNLEFLDLIQEGTLGLYRGVEKFDPNKGYKLSTYAYWWVTQSITRAIAEQSRTIRLPIHINEKLNKIKKIQRELSQSLGRKPTVVEIAEELKVKPEQVREYIQADRKLVSLEMRVGNEKETELSELLADEKISPLEELNSSLMRQNIKELLASLAPIQREVLTLRFGLENDHQLSLTQIGERLNLSRERIRQLEHKALSILRRQKSDIEEYLN, from the coding sequence ATGCCCAGCCCAACTACCGACCTAGTTCACTCCTATCTCAAAGAAATCGGACGCTACCCTCTGCTAACTCCTGAGCAAGAGATTACAAATGCTAGGCTTGTGCAGCAGATGATGGCGATTGAAGAACAGCGCTCAAGCCTCGCACTTCAACTAAACCGAGAACCAACCACAAGAGAATTAGCTACCTCACTTGGGCAAAGCGAAGCTGAAGTGGAGTCAATTCTTCATCAAGGGGAACGAGCAAAGCAGAAAATGGTGACTGCTAACCTACGGCTGGTGGTGGCGATCGCTAAAAAGTACCAGAACCGAAACTTAGAATTTCTTGATCTGATCCAGGAAGGTACACTCGGTTTATACCGTGGCGTTGAAAAGTTTGATCCAAACAAGGGCTACAAACTTTCAACTTATGCCTATTGGTGGGTTACTCAATCAATCACACGTGCGATTGCAGAACAATCACGAACTATTCGTTTGCCGATTCATATCAACGAAAAACTGAATAAAATCAAGAAAATACAACGGGAATTATCCCAGTCGTTGGGTCGAAAACCAACTGTAGTAGAAATTGCTGAAGAATTAAAGGTTAAACCAGAGCAGGTTCGAGAATATATTCAAGCAGACCGAAAGTTAGTTTCGCTAGAAATGCGTGTTGGAAATGAAAAAGAAACAGAATTAAGCGAACTTTTAGCTGACGAAAAGATTTCCCCTTTGGAAGAATTAAATTCTTCATTGATGCGCCAGAATATTAAAGAGTTACTAGCATCCTTAGCTCCAATACAACGAGAAGTACTAACTCTACGTTTCGGGCTAGAAAATGACCATCAACTGAGCTTAACTCAAATTGGAGAACGGCTTAACTTAAGCCGAGAACGAATTCGCCAACTTGAACATAAAGCGCTCTCTATTCTTCGCCGTCAAAAAAGTGATATTGAGGAGTATCTTAATTAG
- a CDS encoding phosphate/phosphite/phosphonate ABC transporter substrate-binding protein, with protein sequence MHQQLFCKVVTNILGRKTAFFTSVLAIAIFGMACTPTRESSSATQPNTSQSPASTTTGEEEATITMAVIPWQVSAEQEKKLQPLSDYLSKALKRPFKFEITKDYETAIDLLVKKKVDIAYLAPTSYIEAHRRDPKVEPLVAQINKETKRPWYTAVIIANKASGIKTLKDLKGKRFAFVTKLSTSGYVVPTVHFQEIGINPERDFSSVIFAGSHDKAKQALVKGEVDAIADDRRSYTDQVNEGKIDPKKYTIIWESVPLPSVPLVASSKVSVELKDNLKKALIDAPAGLVDPTGGIGVGYTLVQDGDYDIVRELQKRVSSK encoded by the coding sequence ATGCACCAGCAACTTTTTTGTAAAGTTGTAACCAATATTCTTGGTAGAAAGACTGCTTTTTTTACCTCAGTATTAGCGATCGCCATATTTGGCATGGCCTGTACTCCAACTCGTGAAAGTTCATCTGCAACTCAGCCAAACACTTCTCAGTCGCCTGCTAGCACGACCACCGGAGAAGAAGAAGCAACCATTACAATGGCGGTGATTCCCTGGCAGGTTTCAGCAGAACAAGAAAAGAAACTCCAACCTTTGTCTGATTATTTGTCTAAGGCATTAAAACGACCCTTTAAATTTGAAATTACCAAAGATTACGAAACAGCAATTGATTTATTGGTTAAAAAAAAGGTAGACATTGCCTACCTTGCACCCACCAGTTACATCGAAGCTCATCGCCGCGATCCCAAGGTTGAGCCATTGGTTGCTCAGATTAATAAAGAAACAAAGCGACCTTGGTACACAGCTGTAATTATTGCCAACAAGGCAAGTGGCATCAAAACCCTCAAGGATTTAAAGGGTAAGCGATTTGCTTTTGTCACCAAGTTATCGACATCTGGATATGTCGTACCAACAGTTCATTTTCAGGAAATAGGTATTAATCCTGAACGAGACTTTAGCTCGGTAATCTTCGCTGGCAGCCATGATAAAGCAAAACAAGCTTTAGTCAAGGGGGAAGTAGATGCGATCGCAGACGATCGTCGCTCTTATACCGATCAAGTCAATGAAGGGAAGATTGACCCCAAGAAATACACAATTATCTGGGAATCTGTCCCGCTTCCTAGCGTACCTCTTGTTGCATCTAGTAAAGTCTCCGTCGAGTTGAAAGATAACTTGAAAAAGGCATTGATTGACGCTCCAGCAGGTCTTGTAGACCCTACAGGCGGTATTGGAGTTGGCTACACTTTGGTGCAAGACGGAGATTACGACATCGTTAGAGAGTTGCAAAAACGAGTTTCCAGCAAATGA
- a CDS encoding class I SAM-dependent methyltransferase, whose product MVQQLFTQGSLFDLQTVIDYGQSVINVAQELAKVLIDNRPLSTKTVSSQMNRYFLGTAASGAWQWKDAYEAVEVAQILYLRHLGIKILSLQPQVVVQQLEELTALCPTHTRRSEESVQLQQFSTPLPLAYLVAKAGFIQADDLILEPSAGTGLLAQMAKLHSASLILNELAPDRSKILRRLFPGTPLFSVNAEQINDYLVGKTQPSVVLMNPPFCASPKINSRNPDATPRHINSALQRLADGGRLVTITANWFSPANPSWRETFVKWQDFARVLLSVGINGKVYSKHGTTMETRITVIDKVPADNPGDIPCIPETLDLPDLLALIEQLPQRSSWERSDIKATAKAIVVQLPFRTTVAQPETVSSLPDDVVVLEYEVIEWTASEGLKDTYTKHIAHNESESRTLYLIPRCFAKVQP is encoded by the coding sequence ATGGTACAGCAACTTTTCACTCAAGGTTCTTTATTCGATTTGCAAACAGTAATTGATTATGGGCAGTCAGTTATTAATGTTGCCCAAGAGCTTGCAAAAGTTTTAATAGATAATCGCCCTCTCTCTACGAAAACTGTTTCTTCCCAGATGAATCGCTACTTTCTAGGCACTGCCGCGTCTGGTGCGTGGCAGTGGAAAGACGCTTACGAAGCTGTGGAAGTAGCGCAAATATTATATCTGCGTCATCTGGGAATTAAGATTTTATCACTACAACCTCAAGTAGTTGTGCAACAATTAGAAGAATTAACAGCCCTGTGCCCAACGCATACTCGCCGTAGTGAAGAATCAGTACAGCTTCAGCAATTCTCCACCCCTCTGCCGCTTGCTTATCTGGTAGCCAAAGCAGGATTTATACAAGCTGATGATTTGATTTTGGAGCCAAGTGCCGGAACTGGTTTGTTAGCACAAATGGCTAAACTGCACAGTGCAAGTCTGATCCTCAACGAGCTTGCACCCGATAGAAGTAAGATTCTGCGGCGATTATTCCCTGGTACACCATTATTCTCAGTAAACGCGGAACAAATTAACGACTATCTGGTTGGCAAGACTCAGCCCTCAGTTGTGCTGATGAATCCACCTTTCTGTGCATCTCCCAAAATCAACAGTCGCAACCCCGACGCAACTCCTCGCCACATCAACTCGGCATTGCAAAGACTAGCTGACGGTGGACGACTGGTAACAATCACAGCCAACTGGTTTTCTCCGGCTAACCCAAGCTGGCGAGAGACTTTTGTTAAGTGGCAGGATTTTGCGCGAGTTCTACTATCTGTTGGGATTAACGGCAAGGTGTACTCAAAACACGGGACGACGATGGAAACCAGAATTACGGTAATTGATAAAGTCCCGGCTGATAATCCTGGCGACATCCCTTGTATTCCCGAAACCTTGGACTTGCCCGACCTGCTGGCGTTGATTGAGCAGTTGCCACAGCGATCTTCCTGGGAACGCTCAGATATCAAAGCTACTGCGAAGGCAATTGTTGTTCAATTGCCATTCCGTACTACAGTTGCACAACCAGAAACAGTTTCCTCTCTTCCAGACGACGTAGTAGTGTTGGAATATGAGGTTATCGAGTGGACGGCTAGTGAGGGTTTGAAAGATACCTATACGAAACATATCGCCCACAACGAATCCGAATCAAGGACGCTTTACCTCATCCCTCGCTGCTTTGCGAAAGTGCAGCCCTAG